One region of Pagrus major chromosome 5, Pma_NU_1.0 genomic DNA includes:
- the gapvd1 gene encoding GTPase-activating protein and VPS9 domain-containing protein 1 isoform X3, with product MVKPDIHTLAHHLKQERLYVASEKQLIQRLNSDVLKTAERLYRAAWISKQQRINLDRLILTSAEASPAECCQHAKMLEDTQFVDGYKTLGFQETIYGEFLARLRDNPRLVASCLVAGERLNQEHTQSVIHTVFTSLYGNCIMQEDESYLLQVLRYLVEFELKESDNPRRLLRRGTCAFSILFKLFSEGLYSAKLFLTATLHEPIMQLLVEDEDHLETDPAKVTERLTPAQQERFGEKGSEGYKQRVQAAVEANEAKLVALVNKFIGYLKQNTYCFPHSLRWIVSQMYKTLSCVERLEVGEVRTMCTDLLLTCFICPAIVNPEQYGIISDAPINEVARFNLMQVGQLLQQLAMADDDADPRRKSSLSKFDKSCVAAFLDVVIGGRAVETPPMSSMNLLEGLSRTACYITHNQLLVLVDFVRSVMAGDHLREEEHMALETLVANVPQNRTVKSNSLELTPSNTPQLSPATTPANKKNRLPIAARSRSRTNIAQEGEAEASTQEPLQELMPEEVLVISLGTGPQTVPGMMSENEVLNLQMADGTQGDGHADDTKLHGKPDKTLRFSLCSDNLEGISEGPSNRSNSVSSLDLEGESVSELGAGPSGSNGVEALQLLEHEQATTQDNLDDKLRKFEIRDMMGLTDDRDISETVSETWSTDVLGSDFDPNMDEDRLQEIAGAAAENMLGSLLCLPGSGSVLLDPYGSTISETTSEAWSVEVLPSDSEAPDLKQEERLQELESCSGVGSTSDDTEVREVSSRPSTPGLSVVSGISATSEDIPNKIEDLRSECSSDFGGKDSVTSPDGEESGHGAHHLTSPPSQSESLLAMFDPLSSAEGSSTGTIVRPKVHYARPPHPPPDPPIPEASALGQETRHSLFTPHCLAQAELEHTKQRHSFPDRLVRSRSSDIVCPGRRPTSDPGLNRRVAVEERDPAGAFALGPSSSPSKDSLKGEVEDRKDSDDEKSDRNRPWWKKRFVSAIPKAPIAAFRKRDKQEKDEIAPERIPQDDPLPRQSCQAQAAEDILDKYRNIKRTSPSDGATGGASYDGTGDLCGDDNVHDSPREDTLQNISTDDLPDSASQTAQQHDSKFSFSDAKKKLRLALCSADSVALPIMAPATTRNGLPDHMDSEDNEIVCFLKVQLAEAINLQDKNQMAQIQETTRCVSRFDPRTCRKLLAAIAEDYRKRAPYIAYLTRCRQGLQTSQAHLERLLQRVLRDKEVANRYFTTVCVRLLLEHMESKMLDFIKAFQGCTAADDKTAAVEDFLRYLYGAMARDAIWQYASEDQLQDAQMAIERSVMNRIFKLAFYPNQDGDILRDQLFYEHIQRLSKVVTANHKALQVPEVYLKEAPWPSAQSEIKTINAYKTPRDKVQCILRMCSTIMNLLSLANEDSVPGADDFVPVLVFVLIRANPPCLLSTVQYINNFYASRLSGEECYWWMQFTAALEFIKTIDDRK from the exons ATGGTGAAGCCAGACATCCACACTCTGGCCCACCACCTGAAGCAGGAGCGGCTGTACGTGGCATCGGAGAAGCAGCTGATCCAGAGGCTCAACAGTGATGTGCTGAAGACAGCTGAGAGGCTGTACCGGGCTGCATGGATTTCGAAGCAGCAGAGGATCAATCTAGATCGTCTCATTCTCACCAG TGCGGAGGCCTCTCCAGCCGAATGCTGCCAACATGCTAAAATGCTGGAAGACACACAGTTTGTCGATGGTTACAAGACTCTGGGCTTCCAGGAGACGATCTACGGCGAGTTCTTGGCCAGATTGAGGGACAATCCTAGACTGGTGGCATCCTGTCTGGTGGCAGGAGAGAGGCTGAACCAGGAGCACACCCAGTCGGTCATCCATACAGTCTTCACCTCACTTTATGGCAACTGTATCATGCAGGAGGATGAGAGCTACCTGCTACAG GTGTTGCGATACCTGGTAGAGTTTGAGCTGAAGGAGAGTGACAACCCTCGTCGTCTACTGCGACGGGGAACCTGTGCCTTCAGCATCCTTTTCAAGCTCTTCTCTGAGGGCCTGTACTCAGCCAAGCTCTTCCTCACTGCCACCCTCCATGAACCCATTATGCAGCTCCTGGTGGAAGATGAAGATCACCTGGAGACGGACCCTGCCAAGGTGACAGAGCGCCTCACTCCGGCCCAGCAGGAACGCTTTGGAGAGAAGGGTTCTGAGGGCTACAAACAGCGGGTGCAGGCAGCTGTGGAGGCCAACGAAGCCAAGCTGGTAGCTCTGGTCAATAAGTTCATTGGTTATCTGAAGCAGAACACCTACTGCTTTCCCCACAGCCTGCGCTGGATTGTGTCACAGATGTACAAGACTTTGTCATGTGTGGAGCGTCTTGAAGTGGGTGAGGTGCGCACCATGTGTACAGACCTACTGCTGACCTGCTTCATCTGCCCAGCTATCGTTAACCCAGAGCAGTATGGTATCATCTCGGATGCTCCCATCAATGAAGTGGCCCGCTTCAATCTAATGCAG GTTGGGCAGCTTCTGCAGCAGTTGGCCATGGCTGATGATGACGCAGACCCAAGACGGAAGAGCAGTTTGTCGAAATTTGATAAG AGTTGTGTTGCTGCCTTTCTGGATGTGGTGATTGGAGGAAGAGCAGTCGAGACCCCACCCATGTCCTCAATGAACCTTCTCGAAGGCCTCAGTAGAACTGCGTGCTATATTACACATAATCAGCTGCTTGTGCTG GTGGACTTTGTGCGGAGTGTGATGGCAGGGGACCATCTTCGGGAGGAGGAGCACATGGCTCTGGAGACCCTGGTTGCCAACGTGCCCCAGAATCGAACTGTGAAGAGTAACAGTCTGGAGCTCACTCCCTCCAACACTCCCCAGCTCTCCCCAGCTACCACTCCTGCCAACAAGAAGAACAGGCTCCCCATAG CTGCTCGTAGCCGCAGCCGTACCAACATCGCCCaggagggggaggcagaggCCAGCACCCAAGAACCCCTACAGGAGCTGATGCCAGAGGAGGTGCTGGTGATTTCACTGGGAACTGGTCCTCAGACTGTCCCTGGGATGATGTCAGAGAATGAG GTTTTGAACCTGCAGATGGCTGATGGGACCCAGGGGGATGGTCATGCTGATGATACTAAGCTGCATGGTAAACCAGACAAAACCCTGCGCTTCTCGCTCTGCAGTGACAACTTGGAAGGAATCTCAGAGG GTCCATCCAATCGTTCAAACTCTGTGTCATCTCTGGACCTGGAAGGAGAGTCTGTTTCTGAGCTGGGGGCTGGACCATCAGGGAGTAACGGGGTGGAGGCTCTCCAGCTTTTGGAGCATGAACAAg CCACCACTCAGGACAACCTGGATGACAAACTACGCAAGTTTGAGATCAGAGACATGATGGGTCTGACAGATGATCGGGACATCTCTGAGACGGTCAGCGAAACCTGGAGCACTGATGTGCTTGGCAGTGACTTTGACCCCAACATGGATGAAGATCGGCTGCAGGAAATAGCAG GGGCAGCTGCAGAGAACATGCTTGGCAGCCTGCTGTGTCTTCCTGGCTCTGGTTCAGTCCTGCTCGACCCCTATGGCTCCACCATCTCAGAGACCACAAGCGAGGCCTGGAGCGTGGAAGTCCTTCCCAGTGACTCAG AAGCCCCGGACCTGAAACAGGAAGAGCGTCTACAGGAGCTGGAGAGCTGCTCAGGGGTTGGCAGCACCTCGGATGACACAGAGGTCAGAGAGGTCAGCTCGAGACCCAGCACTCCAGGCCTCAGTGTTGTCTCAG GTATCAGTGCAACCTCAGAAGACATCCCCAACAAGATTGAGGACCTGCGGTCAGAGTGCAGCTCAGACTTTGGAGGGAAAGACTCTGTGACCAGTCCAGATGGGGAGGAGTCAGGCCACG GAGCGCACCATCTAACATCTCCACCCTCACAGTCCGAGTCCTTACTGGCCATGTTCgatcccctctcctctgctgaAG GCTCCTCCACTGGAACAATAGTAAGGCCTAAAGTGCATTACGCAAGGCCCCCTCACCCTCCCCCTGATCCACCCATCCCTGAAGCTAGTGCCCTGGGGCAGGAGACGCGCCACTCTCTCTTCACGCCTCACTGCCTGGCCCAGGCTGAGCTGGAGCACACCAAGCAGCGTCACTCCTTCCCTGACAGGCTGGTCCGGAGCCGCAGCTCTGACATCGTGTGCCCAGGCCGTCGGCCAACAAGTGACCCAGGCCTTAACCGGCGGGTCGCAGTCGAAGAGCGCGACCCTGCCGGAGCCTTCGCCTTAGGACCGTCCTCGTCCCCTAGCAAAGACTCCCTGAAAGGAGAG GTTGAGGACAGGAAAGACAGTGACGATGAGAAGTCTGATCGCAACAGACCATGGTGGAAGAAGCGTTTTGTGTCAGCAATTCCCAAAG CTCCGATAGCAGCATTTCGGAAAAGGGACAAGCAGGAGAAAGACGAGATTGCCCCGGAGCGGATCCCGCAAG ATGACCCATTGCCCAGACAGAGCTGTCAGGCGCAGGCAGCTGAAGACATCCTGGACAAGTACAGGAACATCAAGAGAACCAGCCCTAGTGATGGAGCCACAGGTGGAGCTTCTTATGATGGGACAGGAG ATCTTTGTGGGGATGACAACGTGCACGACTCTCCTAGAGAAGACACTCTGCAGAACATTTCCACAGATGACCTCCCGGACTCAGCCAGCCAGACAGCACAACAGCATGACTCCAAGTTCTCTTTCAG TGATGCAAAGAAGAAGTTGAGGCTGGCGTTGTGCTCTGCAGACTCTGTGGCTCTGCCCATCATGGCTCCTGCAACCACAAGAAATGGGCTGCCTGACCACATGGACTCTGAAG ACAATGAGATCGTCTGCTTCCTGAAGGTACAGCTAGCAGAGGCTATCAACCTTCAGGATAAGAACCAGATGGCCCAGATCCAGGAGACCACGCGCTGTGTCAGTCGCTTCGATCCACGCACCTGCAGGAAGCTGCTGGCTGCCATTGCGGAGGATTACAG AAAGCGGGCACCATACATAGCGTATCTAACCAGGTGTCGTCAGGGCCTTCAGACCTCTCAGGCCCATCTGGAGAGGCTCCTCCAGAGGGTGCTGAGAGACAAGGAGGTGGCTAACCGCTACTTCACCACCGTCTGTGTTCGACTCCTTCTGGAACACATGGAGTCCAAGATGCTTGACTTCATTAAAG CGTTCCAGGGGTGCACGGCAGCGGATGACaagacagcagcagtggaggatTTTCTGCGCTACTTGTACGGTGCCATGGCCCGTGATGCCATTTGGCAGTATGCGAGCGAGGACCAGCTGCAGGATGCCCAGATGGCTATCGAGCGCAGCGTTATGAACCGCATCTTCAAACTGGCCTTCTACCCCAACCAGGATGGAGATATTCTCAGAGACCA ACTTTTTTATGAACACATCCAGCGGCTCTCAAAAGTGGTGACGGCCAATCATAAAGCTCTTCAAGTCCCAGAg GTTTACCTGAAGGAGGCCCCCTGGCCCTCTGCTCAGTCTGAGATCAAGACCATCAACGCGTACAAAACGCCACGTGACAAAGTTCAGTGTATACTGCGCATGTGTTCCACCATCATGAACCTCCTCAGTCTGGCCAATGAAGACTCAGTCCCTGGGGCGGATGACTTTGTCCCTGTACTTGTGTTTGTCCTCATTAGG GCAAACCCGCCCTGCCTGCTGTCCACCGTTCAGTACATCAATAATTTCTATGCCAGCCGGCTGAGTGGGGAGGAGTGCTATTGGTGGATGCAGTTCACCGCGGCGCTGGAATTCATTAAGACCATCGACGATCGCAAGTGA